The Oscillatoria acuminata PCC 6304 genomic interval CTGACCAATCCCGATCGCCCCTCCCTTCAACGCATAGGTGTAACTGCCCCGCAAACCGTTCCAACCCCTGAAATTCCTTGAAAAAACCTCAACTTCAAACTATAACCAGTCAGGTTCAAGTTTGGGTTCACCCTGGAGTCAGTATGATTACCCTTGACAGATTGGCAAAACTAATCAGTGCTAAAGTTGGTAATCTTGGGCAACATAGCCTATAGTTGACTTTGATCTGCCCTTATTTCAGAAGTTGTATCTCTACCGTTCCCAATACCAATGACACTTAATAGTAAACTAGGGGTTGGAAATGAAAGCCCTCATTCTGAAGAACCGACAGGTTTTCCCGTGGCAGTGGACAACTCCAATCCTTTTAACAACACAGGGTTAATATTGGGTCAAAATCGCGATAACCGGCTCCCCGGGGAAGAAACCAGGAGTAACGATATTGTGCCGAGTAGCATAGCCAAAATTAAAGTCATTGGCGTAGGCGGCGGTGGATGCAATGCTGTCAACCGCATGATTGCAAGTGAAGTCTCGGGAGTAGAATTTTGGGCGGTGAATACCGATGCCCAAGCTCTAGTCCAATCCACTGCAACCAAACGCCTTCAAGTCGGACAAAAACTGACCCGAGGTCTCGGCGCAGGTGGCAACCCCGCCATCGGTCAAAAAGCCGCAGAGGAGTCTCGCGATGAGATTGCTCATGCCTTAGAACATTCTGACCTCGTTTTCATTACCGCAGGCATGGGGGGTGGGACCGGCACCGGGGCCGCCCCCATCGTCGCCGAAGCCGCCAAGGAAGTTGGGGCCCTGACTGTAGGGGTGGTAACCCGTCCGTTTATGTTCGAGGGCCGTCGGCGCACGAACCAAGCGGAAGAAGGGATCGCCGCCCTCCAAAGTCGGGTCGATACTCTAATTGTCATCCCCAACGATAAATTGCTCTCGGTCATTTCCGAACAAACCCCAGTTCAAGAAGCCTTTCGAGTGGCGGATGATATCCTCCGCCAAGGGGTTCAGGGGATTTCAGATATTATTACCATTCCAGGTCTGGTGAATGTGGACTTTGCCGACGTGCGAGCGGTAATGGCTGATGCTGGGTCTGCCTTAATGGGAATCGGTGTCGGTTCGGGTAAATCCCGGGCCAGAGAAGCGGCCCTCAGTGCCATTTCTTCTCCTTTACTCGAATCCTCGATTGAAGGGGCCAAGGGCGTCGTCTTGAATATTACCGGCGGCACTGATTTGACCTTGCATGAGGTCAATGCAGCAGCGGAAACGGTGTACGAAGTGGTTGATCCCAATGCCAATATTATTTTTGGTGCCGTGATTGACGAACGCCTCCAAGGGGAAATTCGCATCACCGTGATTGCCACCGGCTTTTCCTCAGACCCCCCCCAACCTGGAACCCAGGTCGCCAGGGTGGTTACGCAACCGCAACCGCAACGGTTCATTCCTAAGCCTCCAGCCGCATCCCCCCCACCGCCTCCGACTCCCGATCCTTCCCGTGGTAAGCCACCGGGATTGGATATTCCGGATTTCCTGCAAAAGCGTCGCCCTCCGCGATAACGATTCAGGAATGATGAGTTGGAATGAATCGCTGCTGACCCTCCGACTGGGTGAGCAGTTGATTTTTTTGAGCAATGTTCAGGGTCCAGGGTTAAACGATGTCTGATCTACAAGCAATTTCACAGCCGGCGATCGTCCCAGTCGCATTGACGATCGCCGGTTCCGATAGTGGTGGAGGGGCCGGAATTCAAGCGGATTTGAAAACCTTTGCGTTTCATGGGGTGCATGGCACGAGCGCCCTCACCTGCGTCACGGCTCAAAGTACGATGGGGGTGACCCGGGTGGATGGGTTGCCGGTGGAGGCGATCGCTGCTCAAATTGATGCAGTGGCTCAGGATATGAGGGTGCTGGCGGTCAAAACTGGAATGCTCCTAAATCGGGAGATTATTGCAGCAGTGGTGGAACGAGTTGAATCCCTACATCTCCAGAATTTAGTGGTGGATCCGGTAATGGTCTCTCGAACTGGCGCGCAACTGATTGATGATGAAGCGGTGACATTGTTGCAGGATGTTTTAGTGCCGTTAGGGGCGATCGTCACCCCCAATCGTTACGAGGCCCAAATTCTGAGCGGATTACCAATTAATACCTTAGATGATATGCGCGCTGCTGCTCAGAGAATCCATAAGTGCGGAGTTTCTGGGGTCCTCGTCAAAGGAGGCGGCATGGCGGGAGAATTGCGCGGGGTAGATGTCTGGTTTGATGGGGACTGCCTAGAAACCTTAAGAACGGTAACGGTAGAGACTCGGAATACTCATGGGACTGGATGCACTTTGTCGGCGGCGATCGCCGCTAATTTAGCATTAGGTCAAGATTCCTTAACAGCGGTCAAAAATGCCAAAAACTATGTCACCGAAGCCCTACAATTTGCCTTAGAAATTGGTCAAGGTCCCGGTCCAGTTGGTCACTTTTTCCCCTTATTTAGCGGAACATCGCCGTGAAGAACTACAAATCAAGTCCACGATAAATTGCTTTAAGTCAGGACGATGATCTCGTGAGTATCTATAAGTAATCTGAATCGGAACGGGTTCGACTGTTGGGTTAGGTTCCCGAAGATATTGTCCATGAACATGAAACGATGTTGAATCGAGGTGTAGGTTCTGGGTATTTACTCCGGACCTTTTAGGGGCAGCCAAGGTAATTTTGATAAATAGTTCAATGATGCCTGAAACATACAGTTCGTCTAGGACTCGATCTACAACGTCATCATTGAGGTGTTCTGGTGTTATCCCTAATCCAACGCAAATGTTCTGTGGCTTTGCCAACCAAGAATTGGGAAAATAAATAGTGAGGGGCGCTCACCAAGCCTAAACCATTGAAAATCATCGCTTTGACGATGATTTTCGGACTCACAAAGGTGAGAAGACGGGGCTTAAGTTCCCGGTTAATTAGCTCGACAAGCCCTATCTCATCAATGATGCTTTCTTACTATGCCACAGTGGTCAATATCCTGTAGAATAATGCTGGATGCTATGTAGGTTATGATTTTATAATATTCCCTACTCTCTTATTTGACCTGCGGAATGTAGGTTATAATTGAAAAAATTGGGTGCTGCTGGAAAATTCTCAACAAATAATTACTCCCAGGAAGGCATAAAAGATGCAGAAAAGAAACAGTCAACATTTGACGAGCTTTCATCAAATCTTTGAGAGCCAAGTCCAAAAGACTCCAGAGGCGATCGCGATTGTTTGTAACGGTCAGCAATTGACTTATTCGGAACTAAATCAAAGAGCGAACCAACTCGCCCATTATCTGCAAGATTTGGGAGTGGGTTGTGAGCAATTAGTTGGGATATTCATGGAGCGATCCATTGAAATCGTTGTGACAATCCTGGGCATTTTTAAAGCCGGAGCAGCTTATGTTCCTCTAGATCCAGGATATCCGAAGGAACGATTAACATATATCGCCCAGGAAACTCAATTTTTTCTATTGTTGACGCAAAAACATTTAGGCGATCGCCTGCCTCCATCCTCGGCAAAAATATCTTATATAGACTCTAACTGGGATACCATTGCTCAGTATAGTCGAGAGAATTTACCCACAGAAATATTACCGGAAAACTTAGCCTACATCATGTACACATCTGGCTCCACTGGACAGCCAAAAGGGGTACAGATGCCTTATATTAATATAGTCCGATACATTCAGGCATTAAGTCAGGTGGTGACAGTCCAGCCGGAGGATATTTATCTGCACGTTGCATCCTTCTCGTTTTCTTCTTCCATTAGACAATTAATGCTGCCACTGTCTCAGGGAGCCAAAGTGGTAATCGCCACGCGAGAACAAACCAAAAATCCTTTGGAATTACTGAACTTAATGTGTCAACAGCAAGTCACTATATCTGATGGAGTTTGTTCAGTTTGGCGGTCAATGTTAGAAATCTTAGCTGAGGAAGAGAAACAGCGATTTTATCTATCAAAACTCCGTCTCAGATTTGTGGTGCTATCAGGAGAAAATACCACCTGTGCTTTAGTCCAAAAAATTAAACATTTTCTGGGCAAACAGGTCCGCTTTTTCAATGTATATGGACAAAGTGAAACCATTGGCAACTTTGTCTACGAAATGCCTCCAGACTTTGATCGTCATGAAGGATATTTTCCGGTGGGTTATCCTTATCCTCACAATCATTGCTACATTTTAGATGAAAATCTCAACCCAGTCCCAACCGGAGAAGTGGGTGAACTAATGATGGCTGGAGGTTGTGTCTGTCGGGGTTACTTAAATCGGGATGACCTGACCGCAGAAAAATTTATTCCTAACCCTTGGGCTGACCGAGATTCTACCAGCGATCGCCCTGTACCCACACTGTTTAAAACCGGAGATGTGGTGCGGCAATTACCCGATGGCACTATCGAACTACTGGGTCGCACTGACTTTCAAGTAAAAATTCGCGGTATGCGGGTAGAACTCGATGAAATTGCCACAATCTTAGAAGAACATCAGACCGTTAGACAAGCCACAGTTGTCGCCCACTCAAAACAATCAGGAGAAAATATCCTGGTGGCTTATATCATCCCAGAACCGGCTGAAAATTATCCCGATTCGTCTACATTGCATCATAAATTGCGAGAGTTTTTAATTCAAAAACTCCCAGATTATATGCTACCGGCTGTATTCATGGAACTGGCGGCATTTCCTCGGACTCCTAATGGAAAATTAGATCGTCTTGCTTTACCAAAACCTAGCTTTCTGGACAATCAACCAGGGGACGGGGAATATTCTGCTGACACAGAAATTCAAAAGCTGTTTTGTGAAGCCTTAAACCTGCGTCTAGTTCAGCCCCAGGATACTTTTATTTCCTTGGGAGGTAATTCCCTATCTTATGTTCAATTTTCCATGAAACTTGAGCGCTATCTGGGATATCTACCTCCAGTTTGGGAAGAAATGACTGTTAGTCAACTAGAGAACGAAGAACCAGAGGAGCGAAAAAATAGGACGATTGAAACTAGCATTTTGTTGAGGACTTTAGCAATCTGTGCAGTAGTAATTTTTCACGCCAGTTCAACGAATATTTTTATTAAAGGTGGAGCTTATTTAATGCTGTTAATTGCTGGAAAAAACTTAGCGAGATTTAATGGCGGAAGTTTGCTCGGCGGTCGGTTAATGCAACCCTTTAATTCACTTTTAAGCAACATCATAATTCCTTATGTGTCTATCGTTTGGGTTTTTCAGGTATATGCTCAAATATTAAATAATCCAGAGTATGGATACTGGAATTTTCCAGTTCTGCTATTGGTAAGTAACTTTTTAGATCCAGGAAAAGGCTCAGTATTTTTTGTTTGGTTTATTCAGGTGCTTGCCCAGTTAATTGTGATATTCTTACTACTCTTCTCTATTCCACAAATTCGCAATCTGGCCAACTTATCCCCGTGGAAATTTGGCTTAATGATTTTCGGTGTGGGTGTATTTACTAATCACATAGTGCCATATTTCTGGATGCCTACGCCTGACCAACCAGTCAGTTATTACACTAACCTTTGTTTGCCCTATATGGTACTCTGGCTTTTTGCGATCGGTTGGTCTGCCCACTTTGCCAAATCTAAGTATCAAAAGGTTGTAACTAGCATCATATTGCCGCTCCCCGTATTTATGTGGCCAGAGCAACAGTTATCAATTCAGTTATGGATATTAGTGGGAGGGATGATGGTTATATGGAAACAATATGTTTCTGTACCGCATATATTAAAACAGCCGATACAACTGATTAGTTCTGCATCCTATTCTATCTACGTGTCCCATATGGCTGCGTTTATTCTCCTCAAGAATGTCACAGGAATTGACAAAAATGATAATATAGGTAGTCTTTTGTTGCATATTATCTTTGCGTTAGTAGTAGGAGTGATCCTGTGGTGGGGAATCCAAATTATCCAGAAATTCTTAAATAGAGTGGTCGCCTCAAAAATTAAGTTGGCTTTGGAGTAATATATAGCAATCCTAAATGAAATGATTTAGGATTGCTATATGGATAAAAACCCGGTTTCTCAGTCACTTATCCCAATTCAGAATTAGGGTTGAACTTGCAACTTAATCCGGAGGGTTCCTGAGAGAGATTGGGGGGGTTGCCAACGTTGTAATGTTTGACGAATCAGATCGATCGCCCCTTGATCCGTTAACGTAGAAGCGCGATCGTCTAGCATCACGCGCACGACTCGACCCTGACGAACTACAATTTCCCAAACCACTTCCCCAGTCACTCCTGGAGAAAGATTCACAAATTGGAGTAAGTTTTCTAACTCTGTAGTCGCCTCCGCATCTAATTCATCCGCATCCATGACTTGAATGCGATCGCTCCCTTGGGGGGATGGATTGATTTCGTCCATTGTTGAAGATTCATACAGGGGTTGGGGACTACCGGGACCGGAACGAGCACCTCCAGACAACCGAACAGGTGCCGCAGCGGGTGACGGAGGTGGATATGCGCCGCTAGTCCGACCCCGAGGTGCCATTACCGCATCTGCTTCGCTTTCTTCCCCAAAAATCCCTTCGTAACTGACTCCCTCGGGTAATTCCACGGGGACTTGCACTCGGCGAGTGGTGCCATCAGGATCGACTCGGACTTCTTCGCTGACGGCGACAAAGGCAGTGTAGGCAGACAGCAATCGATAGGCGAGGGCGGTATTGGTTACTGCTGTAACCCCGGATGTGGTTTCTCCCCCATACATTTGAGTCATTAAATCTTTAATTCGATGCCGACCCCACAATTGCGCGATCGCCGGGTTGCCTTCTTCCTCAAATGCCATGCGAAAGAGTTCTTCATAGCGATCGCCATTGGCAGTCATTCCCTTCACTCGTAACTGTCCCCGGGCGCGATCGCCTTTTCGTCCAAACAACACTAAGGGTTGTTCGGCAAACAAATCCGGCGGTAACCCTGGATAAACTTCTGCCGGTTCCCCTCCTCCTTCCCAACTCACCTCAATATTCGTTAAAACGGGATTATTAATCTGTCGGAAAAACCGTTCCGCTACCGCTTCTGTGGGTTCATCCTGACGAATCACTTGGGAGGTTCCTCGCCCAACTTCTGCAAGGCGATCGAGGACAAACCGATTCACCGAACTCCCCACCCCAAAACTATATAAACGGTTTCCCGCTTGTAACTTTTGTTGAACCTCAGCAATGATTTCCATGTCATTGCCAATATAGCCATCAGTTAATAAGACAATACTCCGTAAACGACCATTTTCTGACGGGGGATAATTTAAGACGGTTTGAATGCCATTTAATAACTCAGTTCCCCCATTGGCGTCCAATTGATTGATATAATTGATCGCCATGTTTCGGTTAGCAGGAGTATTGGCTAAAGGTCGAGGAGAGAGGGCAGTTGCGGTATTGGCAAAGTCAATAATGGTAAAGGTATCATTGGGATTTAGGCCATTGATAAAGCGGCGCATCAATTCTTGGGATTTCACGATGGGGTCACCGGATTGAGACCCGCTGGTATCCATTAAAAAGATGACATCTTTGGGGACAATTTCATTGCGGTTGTAATCTAAGGCAGGAATGAGGTAAATGGCAAAATGTCCCCCGCGATCGTCGGATTGGGTGAGGACTGTTGCTTTGGTGCGATCGCCTGAAACTCGATAACGCAGAATTAAATCTTTGTTGGGAATTGAATCAGATTTTGCTAAATCAATTCGGACCAGTTCTCCCGATTGAGAAGTAACAATTTGATGAGAGGGGGACTGGATATTGGAAATCGGAACTCCGGCATTAATCTCCACTGCTACACTAATATCATGACCCGAACGACTGCCCGGACGAAGGACCGGAGGGGTAATCCGAGAGGCATCGGGAACTTGGTTGGTATTCGGGGTTTCCGGGGTGGTTGGAGTCCCGGGAATATAGCGTGGACCGACGACCATTGGGAAGACAAATTCATAATTTCCCCCTTCAAACGGGAGACTATCACTGTAGCGAATGGTGACTTCAATTTGTTCACCGGGTTTGATATTGGCGAGGGATTGGGTGAAGATATTAGGCCGTTCTTGTTCTAATAATGCTGCGGTGCGTCCTTGTTGCCTTGCCTCGTCATAAATGCGTTGGGCTTCTTCCCGTTGTTTGATATCCCCTTTAATGATGCGATCGCCAATTTTAATTTCCATATCATAAACCGCCGCCTCATCGGGAAGCGGGAAGACATAAACGGCTTCTAATGGTTCATTAAAGGGATTTTGAAACCGTTGGGTTACCGCAACTTGGGAGACATTGCCATCAATTCGGGCTTTGACATCGGTATGGGTGAGGGTAAAGGCTTGTTTTTCTCCGTCTGGGGATAAAACATACAAGCCCCCCACATCTTGGGAGTCCGAGGGAGTTTGGGTTTGATTGCCCTGAGAGAGGCTTGAACTAGGGAGCGATCGCGAATTTTGGGCTAAGGTTAAATGGGCGACTGTTCCCACTGCTGTAACCAGGACTAAACAGGCTGGAACAATATAGAGTAATTTCATAGGAACCTCTTTTGAAGAAAATTGAAAAATGTGATGGCTTCTAGGATGGCACAGACATGGGGAAATGAGCAGGGGGTTTCACTTTTTGTAACAAATCCTCGGGAGGATAAGGACTGAAGTCGTGATACCGAACGCGGAAACTCCAGTCAGTTGTTGTCCCTAGTTCGTCAGGATGACTTCAGTCATCTCTGTTCTGATCAGGGGTAAAAATCTATTTAAGAATAAAATTTTGGCTTGATTTAATCTCAAATAAAAAAATAATTTTAGATTAATCCTAGAATTGATAACAACAATTATCATTGATTTCGATAAAATTAATAATAATTCCAGACAGTTTTGGCACATTTTTTAGACTCAGAGACTGGAAATTTTGCATCTTTACAGGCAGCAGGGGTTCAAACTCCCTTTGCCCCCTGGAGTTTTCCTCCCGTGAATCTATCCTCGAAAGAAGACCGCAATATGTTAAACTAGGCGGGTCTGAACCTGGACCAATCCCTTGCCGGGACACAACTACAACTGATTTCCTAGTCACATTCGAGAGTAACCATAAATTCATGTTTGACGCGCTTGCTGAACGGTTAGAAGGAGCCTGGAAGAAACTTCGAGGGCAGGACAAAATTTCCGAATCCAATATTCAAGAAGCCCTACGGGACGTTCGGCGCGCCCTTTTAGAAGCCGATGTCAACCTTCAGGTCGTCAAAGCATTTATTGCCGACGTTGAAGAGAAAGCGCTGGGTGCGGAAGTGGTTTCTGGGGTGCGACCGGACCAGCAGTTTATCAAGATTGTTTACGATGAACTGGTGGAAGTCATGGGGGAAAGTAACGTTCCCCTGGCGCAAGCAGAGACTGCCCCGACGGTTGTGTTGATGGCCGGATTGCAAGGGACAGGTAAAACCACTGCGACGGCTAAATTGGCTTTACATCTGAGAAAGCAAAATCGCACGACCCTGTTGGTGGCAACGGACATTTATCGACCGGCGGCGATCGACCAATTGCTGACCCTGGGGAAACAGATTGATGTGCCGGTGTTTGAACTGGGGACTGATGCGGACCCGGTGGAAATTGCGCGGCAGGGGATTCAACACGCCGTGGCGATCGGGGTGGATACGGTGATTGTGGATACTGCCGGTCGTCTGCAAATTGATGCAGATATGATGGCGGAGTTGGCCCAGATTAAAGAGACGATCCAACCTCATGAAACCCTGTTAGTGGTGGATGCCATGACGGGTCAAGAGGCGGCGAATCTCACCCGGACCTTTAATGATGAAATTGGCATCACTGGGGCGATTCTGACCAAATTGGATGGGGATACCCGTGGGGGGGCGGCCCTTTCGGTGCGGCAACTGTCGGGACAACCGATTAAATTTGTCGGGGTTGGGGAAAAGGTAGAGGCCCTACAGCCCTTTTATCCCGATCGCATGGCATCTCGGATTCTCGGCATGGGTGACGTGCTCACCCTAGTCGAACGGGCGGCAGAGCAAGTGGACCTTGCCGATGCCGAGAAGATGCAGCAAAAGATTTTGCAGGCGCAATTTGACTTTAACGACTTCCTCAAGCAGATGCGCTTGATGAAGAATATGGGGTCGTTAGGCGGATTGCTGAAAATGATTCCCGGCGTTGGGAAAATCTCCGATGACCAGTTGTCCAAGGGCGAGTCTCAGCTTAAAAGTGCTGAGGCGATGATTAATTCCATGACGGCCCAGGAACGGGTAAATCCTGATTTGTTAGCGGGTTCTCCCTCCCGGCGTAAACGGGTGGCCCGGGGTTCCGGTCATGATGATGCAGCAGTGACTAAGCTGGTAACGGATTTCTCCCGAATGCGAATGATGATGCAGCGCATGGGTCAAGGGGACTTGACTGGGATGCCGGGAATGGGAGGAATGTTCGGCCCCGGAGGGGGACAACCCGGACGAGGGGGCTATCCTGGGGGTCCTGGGAAGAAGAAAAAGAAAGCCAAGAAGAAAAAGGGCTTTGGGGAACTGTAACTGACCTGTTCCCACAGGTCTAGGGTTTTCAAGTCGGTTCTGGGAGCTAAGGGAGAAGAAACCGGGTTTCTGGCCCTGATTTTTGGGCAATGGACAGAGATTTTTGTCAGAAACCCAGTTTCTGATCGCGGTTGTGTTGATGCCTTATAAGATGCTATAATCAATGACTTTGCAGCGGAAATTTGGTAGAGGGAATGTTGTAGATGCTGACCCTCAGAAACAGTTAAGCTGTAATGTGATGGCCTAGAATGGTTACGAAAAAGAAGTAGGAGCAAGATGATCAAAATTCGATTGAAGAGATTCGGTAAGAAAAAAGAAGTCAGCTATCGGATTGTGGCGATGCAGAGCACGACTCGTCGGGATGGACGTCCTTTAGAAGAATTGGGATTCTACAATCCGAGAAATGATGAAACTCGTCTGAATGTCCCCGCCCTGGTGAAGCGACTGCAACAAGGCGCTCAACCCACCGAGACGGTGCGTCACATTCTTGAGAAAGCCAATGTCTTTGAACAGGTCAATGCCAGAACCCCTTCCTAATTCTATCAACGAACCACTCACTCCCCAAGCAGCATCTGAGGGCGAGAAAAAAAAGTCTAGCCCCGATTATGGCGGGTTAGTACGATTTCTGGTGGAACCGTTGCTAGAAACACCAGACACATTACGAGTGGATTGCGAGTTGTTGGCAAGTGTCCCGAAAGTCTGGATTCGCATGGCGTTTGAGGATCCAGAAAAAGGGCGCGTGTTTGGGCGCGGCGGACGCAATATGCACGCGGTGCGAACAATATTAGAAGCAGCAGCGAAGGATGCAGGGGAATCGATTTATTTAGATATCTATGGGGGGTGGCCGAGCGATCGCTCAACGTCATCGGAAATTTCCGCCTCTAAACCGACGGTAAGTCCAGCCCTGCGAAATGGTCCGGTTCGTGCTGCCCCCAAACGTGCCGATCGCTCCTAAGCGATGCGATCGCCCAGTAGCTTGGGAGGAGGAGTGGGGCAGTCGCACTCGTGTTCCAGCCCCGCTTCCCCAAGACTTATCTCGTTTTCCCGCACCGATATTCTCAAAGTTCTCTGTCAAGACGCCTGTTTGCAGCCCGATTTGCAAAGAAGGCGTCTTTTTGCATTTTTTAAAACTTTACCTGTAATGGATATGGCATGGAAGAAAATACAACCCTTGAACTCCCTTCTCAAGAAAGCGCCTTAGCCCTCAGTGGCGATCGCGAGGAAAACCTCAAACTCTTATCCAAACAAACCGGGGCCCGAGTCGTTCTGCGCGGACAAGATTTATTCATCCAAGGCACCCCCAACCAAATCGAACTCTGCACTCGCTTAGTGCGATCGCTCTCGGACCTCTGGATAGCAGGTAAACCCATCACCAACGTTGATATCCTCACCGCCCGTCACGCCTTGGATACCCAACGCCAGGACGAACTCAGCGAAATGCGCCAAGATATCCTCGCCAAAAACCGCCGGGGTGAAGAAATTCGCGCCAAAACCTTTCGCCAGCGGTCCTACATCAAAGCCATCCGCAGCCATGATCTGACATTTTGCATTGGTCCAGCAGGCACCGGCAAAACCTTCCTCGCCACCATCCTCGCCGCCCAATCCCTCCTCGCCAATGACTACGAACGGCTAATTTTAACTCGCCCTGCCGTAGAAGCAGGGGAAAAACTCGGCTTCCTTCCCGGGGACTTGCAACAAAAAATTAATCCCTATCTGCGCCCCCTCTACGATGCCCTCTATGAAGTCATCGAACCCGAAAAAATCGCCAACCTCATGGAACGCGGCATCATTGAAGTTGCCCCCCTCGCCTATATGCGGGGACGCACCCTCAATCGTTCTTTCGTCATCCTCGATGAAGCGCAAAACACCACCCCCGCCCAAATGAAAATGGTTTTAACCCGCCTTGGGTTTAAATCCCGCATGGTAGTCACCGGAGACATTACCCAAACCGATTTACCCATGCATCAGCAGTCCGGTTTAAATGTCGCCAAAAATATCCTGCAAAATGTAGAAGGTATTGCCTTTTGCAACCTCTCTCAAGCTGATGTGGTCCGCAATCCTCTGGTTCAGCGGATCGTCGCCGCCTATGAAAGCCATGATAAATAGGGGAATATCCCTCTGTTTGATGGTGTTAATTCTGCTATTCATCCCTGGGAATGCTCTAGCGGGACCCCTAG includes:
- a CDS encoding DUF4277 domain-containing protein codes for the protein MIDEIGLVELINRELKPRLLTFVSPKIIVKAMIFNGLGLVSAPHYLFSQFLVGKATEHLRWIRDNTRTPQ
- the ftsZ gene encoding cell division protein FtsZ, producing MTLNSKLGVGNESPHSEEPTGFPVAVDNSNPFNNTGLILGQNRDNRLPGEETRSNDIVPSSIAKIKVIGVGGGGCNAVNRMIASEVSGVEFWAVNTDAQALVQSTATKRLQVGQKLTRGLGAGGNPAIGQKAAEESRDEIAHALEHSDLVFITAGMGGGTGTGAAPIVAEAAKEVGALTVGVVTRPFMFEGRRRTNQAEEGIAALQSRVDTLIVIPNDKLLSVISEQTPVQEAFRVADDILRQGVQGISDIITIPGLVNVDFADVRAVMADAGSALMGIGVGSGKSRAREAALSAISSPLLESSIEGAKGVVLNITGGTDLTLHEVNAAAETVYEVVDPNANIIFGAVIDERLQGEIRITVIATGFSSDPPQPGTQVARVVTQPQPQRFIPKPPAASPPPPPTPDPSRGKPPGLDIPDFLQKRRPPR
- the thiD gene encoding bifunctional hydroxymethylpyrimidine kinase/phosphomethylpyrimidine kinase, which codes for MSDLQAISQPAIVPVALTIAGSDSGGGAGIQADLKTFAFHGVHGTSALTCVTAQSTMGVTRVDGLPVEAIAAQIDAVAQDMRVLAVKTGMLLNREIIAAVVERVESLHLQNLVVDPVMVSRTGAQLIDDEAVTLLQDVLVPLGAIVTPNRYEAQILSGLPINTLDDMRAAAQRIHKCGVSGVLVKGGGMAGELRGVDVWFDGDCLETLRTVTVETRNTHGTGCTLSAAIAANLALGQDSLTAVKNAKNYVTEALQFALEIGQGPGPVGHFFPLFSGTSP
- a CDS encoding DUF4277 domain-containing protein, whose protein sequence is MAKPQNICVGLGITPEHLNDDVVDRVLDELYVSGIIELFIKITLAAPKRSGVNTQNLHLDSTSFHVHGQYLREPNPTVEPVPIQITYRYSRDHRPDLKQFIVDLICSSSRRCSAK
- a CDS encoding amino acid adenylation domain-containing protein gives rise to the protein MQKRNSQHLTSFHQIFESQVQKTPEAIAIVCNGQQLTYSELNQRANQLAHYLQDLGVGCEQLVGIFMERSIEIVVTILGIFKAGAAYVPLDPGYPKERLTYIAQETQFFLLLTQKHLGDRLPPSSAKISYIDSNWDTIAQYSRENLPTEILPENLAYIMYTSGSTGQPKGVQMPYINIVRYIQALSQVVTVQPEDIYLHVASFSFSSSIRQLMLPLSQGAKVVIATREQTKNPLELLNLMCQQQVTISDGVCSVWRSMLEILAEEEKQRFYLSKLRLRFVVLSGENTTCALVQKIKHFLGKQVRFFNVYGQSETIGNFVYEMPPDFDRHEGYFPVGYPYPHNHCYILDENLNPVPTGEVGELMMAGGCVCRGYLNRDDLTAEKFIPNPWADRDSTSDRPVPTLFKTGDVVRQLPDGTIELLGRTDFQVKIRGMRVELDEIATILEEHQTVRQATVVAHSKQSGENILVAYIIPEPAENYPDSSTLHHKLREFLIQKLPDYMLPAVFMELAAFPRTPNGKLDRLALPKPSFLDNQPGDGEYSADTEIQKLFCEALNLRLVQPQDTFISLGGNSLSYVQFSMKLERYLGYLPPVWEEMTVSQLENEEPEERKNRTIETSILLRTLAICAVVIFHASSTNIFIKGGAYLMLLIAGKNLARFNGGSLLGGRLMQPFNSLLSNIIIPYVSIVWVFQVYAQILNNPEYGYWNFPVLLLVSNFLDPGKGSVFFVWFIQVLAQLIVIFLLLFSIPQIRNLANLSPWKFGLMIFGVGVFTNHIVPYFWMPTPDQPVSYYTNLCLPYMVLWLFAIGWSAHFAKSKYQKVVTSIILPLPVFMWPEQQLSIQLWILVGGMMVIWKQYVSVPHILKQPIQLISSASYSIYVSHMAAFILLKNVTGIDKNDNIGSLLLHIIFALVVGVILWWGIQIIQKFLNRVVASKIKLALE
- a CDS encoding VIT domain-containing protein, which codes for MKLLYIVPACLVLVTAVGTVAHLTLAQNSRSLPSSSLSQGNQTQTPSDSQDVGGLYVLSPDGEKQAFTLTHTDVKARIDGNVSQVAVTQRFQNPFNEPLEAVYVFPLPDEAAVYDMEIKIGDRIIKGDIKQREEAQRIYDEARQQGRTAALLEQERPNIFTQSLANIKPGEQIEVTIRYSDSLPFEGGNYEFVFPMVVGPRYIPGTPTTPETPNTNQVPDASRITPPVLRPGSRSGHDISVAVEINAGVPISNIQSPSHQIVTSQSGELVRIDLAKSDSIPNKDLILRYRVSGDRTKATVLTQSDDRGGHFAIYLIPALDYNRNEIVPKDVIFLMDTSGSQSGDPIVKSQELMRRFINGLNPNDTFTIIDFANTATALSPRPLANTPANRNMAINYINQLDANGGTELLNGIQTVLNYPPSENGRLRSIVLLTDGYIGNDMEIIAEVQQKLQAGNRLYSFGVGSSVNRFVLDRLAEVGRGTSQVIRQDEPTEAVAERFFRQINNPVLTNIEVSWEGGGEPAEVYPGLPPDLFAEQPLVLFGRKGDRARGQLRVKGMTANGDRYEELFRMAFEEEGNPAIAQLWGRHRIKDLMTQMYGGETTSGVTAVTNTALAYRLLSAYTAFVAVSEEVRVDPDGTTRRVQVPVELPEGVSYEGIFGEESEADAVMAPRGRTSGAYPPPSPAAAPVRLSGGARSGPGSPQPLYESSTMDEINPSPQGSDRIQVMDADELDAEATTELENLLQFVNLSPGVTGEVVWEIVVRQGRVVRVMLDDRASTLTDQGAIDLIRQTLQRWQPPQSLSGTLRIKLQVQP